In Hemicordylus capensis ecotype Gifberg chromosome 3, rHemCap1.1.pri, whole genome shotgun sequence, one DNA window encodes the following:
- the LOC128351551 gene encoding LOW QUALITY PROTEIN: olfactory receptor 2AT4 (The sequence of the model RefSeq protein was modified relative to this genomic sequence to represent the inferred CDS: inserted 2 bases in 1 codon) produces MSNCDSNSSTKYFFLVGLPALQNYPIPLFVVFLAFYLLIMSGNLAIIAIIATEQKLHKPVYFFLINLSVLDILFTTTTIPKMLAMFSVNAKTISPPACFLQMHFFHSLTVNEAXYHCFCDHLSVVRAACSNSDSDFQTFVGFSTAMTISIVPLLLVMISYVHIILSVLKISAKEGRSKAFSTCSSHLIVVGTYYPSITVTYISYRANTPLNIQILSTVAFAILTPLLNPLIYTLRNKEVKSTLGRLLISESSQFCKITVSLKKSGSGEKGTLKPAHHFCHGTKNQVNR; encoded by the exons ATGTCCAACTGCGACAGCAATAGTTCGACCAAATACTTTTTCCTGGTTGGACTTCCCGCACTTCAAAACTACCCCATTCCTCTCTTTGTTGTGTTTCTCGCATTCTACTTGCTAATAATGTCTGGCAATTTAGCAATCATTGCTATCATTGCCACTGAGCAAAAGCTCCACAAGCCCGTGTACTTCTTCCTAATCAACCTCTCTGTCTTGGACATCCTGTTCACCACCACGACTATTCCTAAAATGCTGGCCATGTTTTCAGTCAATGCAAAAACCATTTCTCCTCCTGCCTGTTTCCTGCAAATGCATTTCTTTCATAGTCTAACTGTGAATGAAGC TTACCACTGCTTTTGTGACCACCTGTCTGTCGTCCGGGCAGCTTGTTCCAATTCTGACTCTGATTTCCAAACGTTTGTTGGGTTTTCCACTGCAATGACGATCTCCATTGTTCCTCTGCTGCTTGTCATGATTTCTTACGTTCACATCATTCTCTCTGTCTTGAAGATCAGCGCCAAAGAAGGACGCAGCAAGGCCTTTTCCACCTGCTCCTCCCACCTGATTGTGGTTGGGACTTACTACCCCTCCATCACTGTGACCTACATCTCCTACCGAGCAAACACCCCGCTCAATATCCAGATCTTGAGCACTGTGGCTTTTGCCATCTTGACCCCTCTGCTAAACCCACTGATATACACGCTAAGAAACAAAGAAGTCAAAAGCACACTGGGAAGACTGCTCATCTCAGAATCCTCCCAGTTTTGCAAAATAACTGTTTCCTTGAAAAAAAGCGGCTCTGGTGAAAAAGGCACACTTAAGCCTGCACATCACTTTTGCCATGGGACGAAGAATCAAGTCAATCGATAA